The Arachis ipaensis cultivar K30076 chromosome B07, Araip1.1, whole genome shotgun sequence genome includes a window with the following:
- the LOC107609915 gene encoding uncharacterized protein At5g65660, producing MELQDSALNRVSIGFPLGLGFLFACLIFVCGFFCCCLHWKKFQSLFQSSSGGINSHHQAHTQQQADSAYYQYKLDFPVPMVKQKYAESLPVLMPGDEIPKFIAMACPCQPPREEKITIHVQNDEAQSDFCGSN from the exons atggagcTTCAGGACAGTGCATTGAATAGGGTATCAATTGGTTTTCCTCTTGGTTTGGGATTTCTATttgcttgtttaatttttgtttgtggATTCTTTTGTTGCTGCTTACATTGGAAGAAGTTTCAATCTTTGTTTCAATCTTCTTCTGGGGgtatcaattctcatcatcaggCACACACACAACAACAAGCAGATTCAGCTTACTATCAATACAAACTTGATTTTCCTGTTCCG ATGGTGAAGCAGAAGTATGCAGAGAGTTTGCCAGTGCTAATGCCAGGGGATGAGATCCCAAAATTCATAGCCATGGCATGCCCATGTCAGCCTCCAAGAGAAGAAAAGATCACAATTCATGTGCAAAATGATGAAGCACAAAGTGACTTTTGCGGCAGCAACTAA